gtatttaacaTGTAAATTTTGTTCCGACGTCACAATTAAAACCTAGCATTAAACCTTGCTCAGCAGACATAAAGCTCGGCTTTTGCTGGAGAAGGGTGAAAACCCTGGGTGTTCCTCACCACACAGAAAGTAAGTCCAAAATCAGCTGCTTGGCAAAGGCACATCAGAGGGACCTGTGCCCTATGGAGAATTAGGCTCAAGGAGCATTTCCTACAGTTACAGAAGTATCACAGAAACAGGCATTGCATTTGGGAGAGACCTACTTTGCCACTATCCTCCTAGAAGTAAACTACTTCAGCATTTTAagtgatgttttcatttaactATTTCCCATATAGAACCCCTATTTTTGCCACACAGCACGAGTACAAATTGTATCTGTGATACAATGAGGTAAACTCAATACAAAAACTCAGAAATCAGCATAATTAGTTCAGGTTAATTTAGGAAGGGAATATTTATACAtaactactttaaaaatctaCCACACCTTATATGCCTCTACtatacatacacatttataGCATTAACATGAAGGCACTAACCAGATGCTCAGGCATTGAGGAATACAATTTAGCTGAAACAATCTGTTTCTCTCCCAAAGGCCAGTAGATCCCTCAGGGAGCCGTGCTGCTCAATCATTAGGGAGAACTCGGTGCTAAAGGACTTACAATTTCACATACCCACTCTATTGATATGCAGCAACAACAGGCCCACAAGATAACTTCACAGTAGTACTTTTGGCCGATGCTGGTGTTACTAGACTTTGCCCTTGAGGCTTCGTTATTTCAGAATACTctaaattttagttttatttgttaaatCACATCACTGTTTCAGCAAATGCTTCCCAGCCTCTGGAAATGAAGTGCCCTCATTAAAAAATCTTATGTAGTTCGGGTAAAGATCAAGATTTTAACTATGCAGAGGCAAATTAAGCTtcaaaacacacatttaaacAGATATATAGAGCCACAATTCAGCAGAGCATTTAATtatgtgatttttctgaacACAAATAGCACTAAAAGCATGCTTAAAGTTTTCTTAAAGCACACgcttaaaacaaaaagtggTCCAAGTTTAAGATGCTCAAATGCCTACAGCTTCCACAGCCTAAATGTAAGCACTTAACAGGTATAGAGCAAGTCTTGAATTTTCCAAATTTACCAAAAGTAGGTAGGTACACAGAAGCTACTATAAGCTGTCTTAAAGGAAGAATTTTCGCTGTagtgaaaaaaccccaccgAAACCCAAAATCCAaaacagtttggttttggtagggttttttgtttgcttggttttggttgtggtttttgggtttggttggtttgttggtttcTGGTTTTTATAATAACAATCAAGGTGAGCACATCAATAtcaggtattaaaaaaacccacaaaccaccCCCTCTCCCATGAGTAAAAGTAGAATGAGTTACCTCCTTTTGTCGTCCAACAAATCTAACTCTTCTATAATCCTTTTCTTCATATACCTAAAGTATAAAATAAACTTgatcttatttaaaaagcaatgacCATAACCAAAGAACAGAAAGGCTACAGCACTGTCAAGATTAAATAGTTTAAATAGTTTCCTCCGTTTCAAGTATTGCATCATCTTACACATACGTACCACACAGAAAAAGTAGTTTCCATTTCTgtcacacaggaaaataaatcttagaTTggaaagtagaaaagaaaaaggaggggggatgAGGTTTAAAGCCAGTTAACAAAAACCTTAGCTCTGACCTTAGAGgcaaacaaaagatttattacTTATAATGCTGTTCCTTGATCCCACACTGCCATCTGGAAGGTGAACTAAACTAGGAAATTCAAGTTTCCCATTTATTTATGGGTCAAGTAACCACAGTGAGAACCTTCCCAGGTCAGCTCCACCAGCCATGCCTCTTTCACATCTCCACAAAATACTACACAAGCCTCTCTATTTTGCACGCTCAGTTTTTACATTAAAGAACAGATAAAATGGAGTTACAAGGCACTGACACGAGGGCCAACTCTTCAGCTGTATCAGATGCTGGGTTCAGACCACAGCGCTCGGTCATGGCCAATGACCCTGTTATTAAGattaacagccttttttttgAAAGCGTGCGTACCTTTTACCTACGCGTCATCCAAGAGCATTAATTTCCACAGCACGTACTAAATGAAGCAGCACACCAGCATCCCGCTCGCAGCCCCGGCAGCATTTTCCCTCAGGCGCCGGCACAGCGGGAGATGCAGCCCGGAGGcgcccgccctccctccccgggcagcGCAGGAGCAGCACCGACCCTCGGGCCGCCCTCCTCTCGCCGCGGCACCGCGCTTACCTGCCCCGTGTGCGTCACCAGCTCGCCGGTATGGGAGGCCCGCACGCCGTAGGACCGAACGGCGGCAGCAGCCGCCACCGGCCAGGACGACAGCGAGCGGCTCAGCGGCAGCAGGCAGCGGAAGGTCGCGCCGGGCGCCGCCATCTTGAGCCGGCCACGTGACCCCCGCTCCGGCGGGCGGGCGCAGGCGCGGCCGCAGCGCTTGCCCCGCTTGCCCCGCCCTTCTCTGGCCCCCGCGCTCTTCCGCCGGGCCGCGGCGTACGCGCATGCGCGGGGCCGGCTGAGGGGGTGTCCGTGGCGGCGGTGTGAAGAGGGGAGCAGCGGCGGTGCCGGTCAGTGCCCGGCGCCTTCcgtgaggggctgggggcggtTGGTGGCGGTTGGTGGCGCGGAAGGGgtgagaaggggaggggggtgagTGTCCTGACCCATGCGCTGTCCCCGCAGGGCGCGGAGTATGCTGTCCCTCCTGGCCagggccgccgccgggccgctcCGCTCGCTGGGCCGCTCGCCCTTCTGTTCGCTGGCCCCGTGgtggcgggcggcggcgctgcccgcggcggTGAGCCGGGCCCTGCCGCTGTGGtgcggggcggccgccccccgcggccTGCTGgccgtcccgccgccgcccgcgctgctgccgccgctccTGGCGGGGCTGAAGACGAAAACCTCGTTGAAGAGGCGCTGCAAGGACTGCTTCATCGtccggcggcggggccggctgTACGTCTACTGCAAGACCAACCCCCGGCACAAGCAGCGGAAGCTGTAGCCCCGCGGCCGGGAGCCTCTCCCGGCTGGGAGCGCCGCTGCGGGGCCCTGGAGAGGAGAGGGTTAACGCGGTGTTCGCCTGGCGGGCCTCGAGTCCCGCTTTCTACGTCCCTGCCGCTGGGACCGCGCTCTCTTCCCTGGCTGCCCCGTCACTTCTGAGAGCTGACTGCCGGGACGCAAATCGCAAAATGGTGTAGGTGACAATGTTTCATCTTAACGCTAACGTAGAGCAAGTTAAGTTCTTGATGGCCCTTGCCGTAACTTCAGACCGTGGATGTTGAGAGCAGAAATGGGAAGCCATAACTTTCAGGACCTGTTGTCATCTTAGCCGTGAAGCCTTACAGTCACCTCGCTGTTAAGTTAGTAAGGGTAAA
Above is a genomic segment from Ciconia boyciana chromosome 2, ASM3463844v1, whole genome shotgun sequence containing:
- the MRPL36 gene encoding large ribosomal subunit protein bL36m — protein: MLSLLARAAAGPLRSLGRSPFCSLAPWWRAAALPAAVSRALPLWCGAAAPRGLLAVPPPPALLPPLLAGLKTKTSLKRRCKDCFIVRRRGRLYVYCKTNPRHKQRKL
- the NDUFS6 gene encoding NADH dehydrogenase [ubiquinone] iron-sulfur protein 6, mitochondrial is translated as MAAPGATFRCLLPLSRSLSSWPVAAAAAVRSYGVRASHTGELVTHTGQVYEEKDYRRVRFVGRQKEVNKNFAIDLIAEQPVSEAESRVISCDGGGGALGHPKVYINLDKDTKTGTCGYCGLQFKQKHH